A single genomic interval of Dromiciops gliroides isolate mDroGli1 chromosome 1, mDroGli1.pri, whole genome shotgun sequence harbors:
- the ATXN7 gene encoding ataxin-7 isoform X2, whose translation MEPAAEERRHSSSNKPPLTAPPSSMYSFFSSLSKSKGNNSSAGGNSRSCGGGVISAPSSNSKLLKSPKDKPQLSGNSRPMHPVQHGRIPHDKILTPSVKVEKIHPKMDGALLKTALGSAGSAAVSSSIKTGLNCPSIPKPPLPSPGHILNGQGLLPAPPVLEKKPEDHSNHRKFLHKRLSEREFDPDIYCGVIDVETKKPCTRSLTCKTHSLTQRRAVQGRRKRFDVLLAEHKNKSREKELLRQPDQQQQQQQITALREPHASPSKPAPEPHPNSHGATPAEAKPLGAHKPRPHNPSLPRPPGCPAPPSGNAPSDSPAADESPHPPLPSTEPASRGSSDEGEGDEKEESVEKLDCHYSAHHPQPASFCTFGSQQIGRGYFVFDKRWNHIRCALHFMVDKHLNSQMWKKIPPAAGHSASVRVPQRTNPVPVAPYGISPPGSASSPSPGLISSSCIPLNSKSAPAHGMPLGAPPAALGAVDPMCSVQARQVSSSTPSLLSPVPSPGSGKPQKLKSNKSLKPKESPANSTNCNNIGSSGSSGKKRKNSSPLFAHSSSSSSSSSSSSSSSSSSSSSSSSPHSTDSFRKNCVVNSGNCGTAYPSPVTSSHGIGLNCLTSKANSVGVRHDQPGRGPLAGSPAESIKRMSVMVNSSDSTLSLGPFVHQSGDLMTAANSHSGFSHSHPPLDKLLGKKRKGSPGSSTIHHSSQASKVAKLPSMNSVHTKHPGPVPGTQGLPNNSLLHQPKARP comes from the exons ATGGAGCCTGCTGCAGAAG aAAGAAGACACAGCTCCTCCAACAAGCCCCCTCTGACGGCACCACCCTCTTCCatgtattccttcttttcttccctgtccAAAAGCAAAGGTAACAACAGCAGCGCAGGTGGGAACAGTCGCTCTTGTGGCGGAGGCGTCATCAGCGCGCCCTCGTCCAATTCCAAGTTGTTGAAATCGCCCAAAGACAAACCGCAGCTCAGTGGAAACAGTAGGCCGATGCATCCGGTACAACATGGCCGAATTCCCCATGATAAAAT CTTGACGCCTTCAGTCAAGGTAGAAAAGATCCACCCAAAGATGGATGGAGCCCTACTGAAAACTGCTCTTGGTTCGGCCGGCTCTGCTGCTGTGAGCTCCTCCATCAAGACTGGCCTTAATTGTCCCTCCATACCAAAGCCACCCTTGCCTTCCCCTGGACACATACTGAATGGTCAAGGTCTTCTTCCTGCCCCTCCGGTTTTGGAAAAGAAGCCAGAAGATCATTCAAACCATAGGAAATTTTTACATAAGAGATTATCAG agagagaatttgatCCTGACATATATTGTGGTGTCATTGATGTGGAGACCAAGAAGCCGTGCACTAGGTCTTTGACATGCAAG ACACATTCCCTAACCCAGCGGAGGGCCGTCCAGGGCCGCAGAAAACGCTTCGACGTGTTGTTAGCCgagcacaaaaacaaaagcagggaAAAGGAGCTGCTCCGTCAGCCagaccagcagcagcagcagcagcagataaCAGCTCTCAGGGAACCACACGCCTCCCCTTCCAAACCGGCACCGGAACCGCACCCAAACTCTCATGGAGCGACTCCTGCCGAGGCAAAGCCTTTAGGAGCTCACAAGCCCCGACCTCACAACCCCAGTCTTCCAAG GCCTCCAGGCTGCCCAGCCCCGCCCAGCGGGAACGCACCCTCCGATTCTCCTGCCGCTGACGAGTCTCCGCACCCTCCCCTGCCTTCGACTGAGCCAGCATCTCGGGGATCCAGCGATGAGGGAGAAGGCGACGAAAAGGAAGAATCTGTGGAGAAACTGGATTGTCATTATTCAGCTCATCACCCTCAGCCGGCATCT ttTTGCACATTTGGTAGCCAACAGATTGGAAGGGgctattttgtttttgataaGAGGTGGAACCATATCCGATGTGCCCTTCACTTTATGGTGGACAAGCATCTTAATTCCCAGATGTGGAA GAAAATCCCTCCAGCAGCTGGTCATTCAGCATCTGTGCGTGTTCCCCAGCGGACAAATCCTGTGCCTGTGGCACCGTATGGCATTAGCCCGCCAGGTTCTGCTTCCTCACCATCGCCAGGGTTGATTTCGTCCTCCTGCATCCCCCTGAATAGCAAGTCTGCGCCAGCTCACGGGATGCCCCTCGGTGCCCCCCCGGCTGCTCTAGGGGCCGTGGATCCCATGTGCAGTGTGCAGGCCCGACAGGTGTCTTCTTCAACCCCTTCACTGCTCTCCCCAGTACCTTCCCCGGGGTCTGGGAAACCTCAGAAACTGAAATCCAACAAGTCTTTGAAGCCTAAGGAGTCGCCTGCTAACAGCACCAACTGTAACAATATTGGCAGTAGCGGCAGCTCAGGAAAGAAACGCAAAAACAGTTCCCCACTGTTCGcacactcttcctcctcctcctcctcctcctcctcctcctcctcctcctcctcctcctcctcctcctcttcctcttctcctcattcCACAGACTCTTTTAGGAAAAACTGTGTGGTTAACTCTGGAAACTGTGGCACCGCTTATCCCTCCCCAGTGACGTCGTCCCATGGCATTGGTCTCAACTGTCTGACCAGCAAAGCCAACTCTGTGGGCGTAAGGCACGACCAGCCAGGGAGGGGCCCTCTGGCGGGAAGCCCTGCGGAATCCATCAAGAGGATGAGCGTGATGGTGAACAGCAGCGATTCCACGCTTTCCCTGGGCCCCTTCGTGCACCAGTCCGGCGACCTGATGACGGCCGCCAACTCGCACAGCGGCTTCTCCCACTCCCATCCCCCTCTCGACAAACTCCTGGGGAAGAAGCGAAAGGGTTCCCCTGGCTCCAGCACCATCCACCACAGCAGCCAGGCCAGCAAGGTCGCCAAACTGCCATCCATGAACAGCGTTCACACCAAGCACCCTGGCCCCGTCCCAGGGACCCAGGGGCTGCCCAACAATTCTCTGCTTCATCAG ccAAAGGCACGTCCCTGA